One region of Streptococcus salivarius genomic DNA includes:
- the yidC gene encoding membrane protein insertase YidC, with translation MNKNQKRLALMGLAASMVLFLSGCVSLDKSGNPTGWVWNLLGRPMSHVITYFADNLGLGFGLGIIFVTIIVRLIILPLGLHQSRSAAYQSAKREYLAPILEPINERLRNAETQEEKMAAQSELMQAQRENGLSLMGGVGCLPLLIQFPFFSALYYAARYTPGVLQDNFLWFNLGHRDFPLIIIIAALYYFQSWLSIQQVPEEQRKQMAATMYSMPIMMIFFGISSPAAVILYWFVGGIFSIIQQLITNYIIKPRLKEKVAEEFKKNPPKAPRTTPIKRKDVTPKNTQAIASKPKKNRNAGKQNRK, from the coding sequence GTGAATAAAAATCAAAAACGTCTAGCCCTGATGGGGCTTGCTGCCAGCATGGTACTCTTCCTATCAGGATGTGTGAGCCTTGATAAGTCTGGTAATCCTACTGGTTGGGTCTGGAACCTCCTTGGTCGCCCTATGAGCCACGTCATCACCTACTTCGCAGATAATCTTGGTCTCGGCTTTGGTCTTGGTATTATCTTTGTTACCATCATTGTTCGTTTGATTATCTTGCCACTTGGTCTTCACCAATCTCGTAGCGCAGCCTACCAATCAGCAAAACGTGAATACCTTGCGCCTATCTTGGAACCAATCAACGAACGTTTGCGTAACGCTGAAACTCAAGAAGAAAAAATGGCTGCCCAGTCTGAACTCATGCAAGCTCAGCGTGAAAACGGTCTAAGCTTGATGGGTGGTGTCGGCTGTCTTCCTCTATTAATTCAGTTCCCATTCTTCTCAGCACTCTACTACGCAGCACGTTACACTCCTGGTGTACTTCAAGATAACTTCCTCTGGTTTAACCTTGGTCACCGTGACTTCCCATTGATTATCATCATCGCAGCTCTTTACTACTTCCAATCTTGGTTGTCTATTCAACAAGTTCCTGAAGAGCAACGTAAACAAATGGCAGCGACGATGTACAGTATGCCGATCATGATGATTTTCTTTGGTATTAGCTCACCTGCAGCCGTAATCCTCTACTGGTTCGTTGGTGGTATCTTCTCTATTATCCAACAGTTGATTACCAACTACATCATCAAACCTCGCTTGAAAGAAAAAGTGGCTGAAGAGTTCAAAAAGAACCCTCCAAAAGCACCTCGTACAACACCAATCAAGCGTAAAGATGTAACACCAAAAAATACTCAAGCAATTGCAAGTAAACCAAAGAAAAACCGTAACGCCGGTAAGCAAAATCGTAAATAA
- the mltG gene encoding endolytic transglycosylase MltG — MTDKFNEHSEASEDSLSFKDQILRDLQEATRLRSLREEEHNKSATMPETPLSTSAESATTRSDSASNKVSNQDFSSHSVFHSAFAKSMTSETARDSQQDSLSLFSDSQAESLVSDAHSNLASIPKEPIEEEKKVNIPQETETSKRRFKRPVWETSLNEASEEEYIPADVAKELIEAKSNEAIYTDPKELEAKLTSERQKEAFLQEHHATSDQASQEKVQSELVADGNEDDESISLEPSGKPKKKKGKKVKKKKSSPKDGKQADIVDEEPISRSNRNHKRNKNNRRAGKIARNIIIFLLLILSVATFFGYRYVSDAVGAKDVNSTKFVSVEIPENSGSSYIGQLLESAGVIKSGKVFNYYTKFKNISNLKSGYYNLQASMTMDEIIEALQKKGSDKPQEPSLGTVLVKEGYTIDQIAKAVEVNSSAKKGKKSSTGLKAKDFLKLMKDDAFITKMKAKYPTLLANLPNSTDAKYVLEGYLFPATYNIHDDTTVESLVEEMLSTMDTYLSPYYATISSSGHNVNEILTLASLVEKEGATDDDRKNIASVFYNRLNSDMALQSNIAVLYALGKLGQETTLKEDATIDTNIDSPYNDYVHKGLMPGPVDSPSLSAIEAVINPSSTKYMYFVADVTTGNVYFAESYEEHQHNVETYINSKLKDK, encoded by the coding sequence TTGACGGACAAGTTTAATGAACACTCGGAAGCTTCTGAAGATAGCCTAAGCTTCAAAGATCAGATTCTCCGAGACTTACAAGAAGCGACACGGCTCCGTTCTCTTCGTGAGGAGGAGCATAATAAAAGTGCAACTATGCCCGAGACACCACTTTCAACGTCAGCTGAGAGCGCTACAACTCGTAGTGATTCAGCGTCTAATAAAGTAAGTAACCAAGATTTTAGTTCACATTCTGTTTTTCACAGTGCCTTTGCTAAATCTATGACTTCTGAGACAGCCCGAGATTCTCAACAAGATAGTCTTAGCTTGTTTTCAGATTCTCAAGCGGAGTCTTTAGTATCTGATGCTCATTCAAACCTAGCGTCTATTCCTAAAGAGCCAATTGAGGAGGAGAAAAAGGTAAATATTCCTCAGGAGACTGAAACGTCGAAACGTCGTTTTAAACGTCCAGTTTGGGAAACTAGCCTTAACGAAGCATCTGAAGAGGAGTATATTCCTGCAGATGTTGCCAAGGAGCTCATTGAAGCTAAGTCTAACGAAGCTATTTATACAGACCCTAAAGAATTGGAGGCCAAATTGACCTCAGAACGTCAAAAAGAAGCATTCTTGCAGGAACATCATGCAACAAGTGACCAAGCGTCGCAAGAAAAGGTTCAATCAGAGCTAGTAGCTGATGGTAATGAGGATGATGAGAGTATTTCTCTAGAACCCTCTGGAAAACCTAAGAAAAAGAAAGGCAAGAAAGTGAAGAAGAAAAAGTCTTCGCCAAAAGATGGTAAACAGGCTGACATTGTCGACGAAGAGCCGATTTCACGTTCTAACCGAAATCACAAACGCAATAAAAATAACCGTCGTGCTGGTAAAATTGCAAGAAACATTATCATCTTCTTGCTACTTATCTTGTCAGTAGCTACATTCTTTGGTTATCGCTATGTTAGTGATGCTGTTGGCGCAAAAGATGTTAATTCAACTAAGTTTGTTAGTGTTGAAATTCCTGAAAATTCAGGTAGCAGTTATATCGGCCAACTCTTGGAATCAGCTGGTGTTATTAAGTCTGGTAAGGTCTTTAATTACTATACCAAGTTTAAAAACATCTCAAATCTGAAAAGTGGTTACTACAACCTTCAGGCTAGCATGACCATGGATGAAATTATTGAGGCACTTCAGAAAAAAGGAAGTGATAAACCTCAGGAGCCATCTCTTGGTACGGTCTTAGTCAAAGAAGGATATACCATTGATCAAATTGCCAAGGCAGTTGAAGTTAATTCTTCAGCTAAAAAAGGCAAAAAATCATCAACTGGACTTAAGGCGAAAGATTTCTTGAAATTGATGAAGGATGATGCTTTCATTACAAAGATGAAAGCGAAGTACCCAACCTTGTTGGCAAACCTTCCAAATTCTACGGATGCTAAGTATGTCCTAGAGGGTTATCTGTTCCCAGCGACTTATAACATTCATGATGATACGACGGTGGAGTCTTTGGTAGAGGAAATGTTGTCAACGATGGATACCTACCTATCACCTTACTATGCAACGATTTCATCTAGTGGACATAATGTTAATGAGATTTTGACCCTAGCTTCTCTTGTTGAAAAAGAAGGGGCTACAGATGACGACCGTAAAAACATTGCGAGCGTCTTCTATAATCGTCTAAACTCAGACATGGCTCTACAAAGTAATATCGCAGTTCTTTATGCTCTTGGAAAACTTGGTCAGGAAACGACCTTGAAAGAAGATGCAACTATTGACACAAACATTGACTCCCCTTATAATGATTATGTTCATAAGGGGTTGATGCCAGGTCCTGTGGACAGTCCTAGTCTGTCTGCGATTGAAGCGGTTATCAATCCATCATCTACCAAGTACATGTACTTTGTGGCAGATGTAACCACTGGTAATGTCTATTTTGCTGAAAGCTATGAAGAGCATCAGCATAACGTTGAAACTTACATTAACAGCAAACTAAAAGATAAATAG
- the greA gene encoding transcription elongation factor GreA, which translates to MAEKTYVMTQAEKEQLEAELEEYKLVRRPEVVERIKIARSYGDLSENSEYEAAKDEQAFVEGQIQILETKIRYAEIVDSDAVANDEVAIGKTVVVQEVGTNDKDTYHIVGAAGADIFSGKISNESPIAQALIGKKVGDKVAIESPAGSYSVEILSVEKTA; encoded by the coding sequence ATGGCAGAAAAAACATATGTAATGACACAAGCAGAGAAAGAACAACTTGAAGCGGAATTGGAGGAGTACAAACTCGTCCGTCGTCCAGAAGTTGTAGAACGTATTAAGATTGCACGTTCTTATGGTGACCTTTCAGAAAACTCTGAGTATGAAGCAGCCAAAGACGAGCAAGCCTTTGTTGAAGGACAAATTCAGATTCTTGAAACAAAAATTCGTTATGCAGAAATCGTTGATAGTGATGCTGTTGCTAATGACGAGGTTGCAATTGGTAAAACTGTTGTTGTTCAAGAAGTTGGTACAAACGACAAAGATACTTATCATATCGTTGGTGCAGCCGGTGCTGACATCTTTTCAGGTAAGATTTCAAATGAAAGCCCAATTGCTCAAGCCTTGATTGGTAAGAAAGTTGGCGACAAAGTCGCTATCGAATCACCAGCAGGTAGCTACTCTGTAGAAATCCTTAGTGTAGAAAAAACAGCCTAA